ttacaaaagcacacacaaataaaactaaaacaaCAGAGGAAATAGAGAGCAAGTAATgacatccccctcccccaaaatGAGAACATAAGAAAAACACCCCTGACTAACCTGGCGGCCCTAAACAAACCCAGTTTCCCCATCTCCCACCCACGAGAAAGCCCTCAAAACAGGCAAGCAATCACTGAATCAGCGTCTGCGGCGTTTTCGGCTCCTTCCAGTCGGTTCTGTCTCGCTAGCTTCTACTTTGTTCGTGTCAGATTCTACGGCCTTGGACACTGAACGCCCACGCTTCATAGGCCCCTTGCCCTTTCCCTTGGCTTTCGCGTGTTCCACCATGATTTCCTCCATCTCTGCCGGTTCAGTCTTGATCGGCGGAGCTACAATTTTGTCCAGCGACATGACACTCAGCGCCTGCATCCTGTTGTACAGTTCTTGGGCGCGGTTCATTAGGCCCTGATTGGCAACGggaggaggtggagggggtggggggaggaggggggaggaggcgAACAATGCCGGGTCGTGACGACTAGTTGACGGGGTCAGGTAGGAATGAGCTGCCACCAATGACGGATCGGCCGCATCACCGCACTGGGTGCAACCCACGTGTTCCTCGAAGAGATTGGACAGCTGCTTCTGAGCGGCCGTCAGCTGCTGCAAGATGATGCCCTTGGGGTCTCGCGGGTCTATCTTTTGTTCTTGGGGCGTGTCTGCCAAACACAGGGGCAGCGAGTGGTTGGCGGCGATGCTTGGAATCAACAGCGCCACCTGGAAGAGCAGGCGCTGCGTGGAACAGGCTGTGGAATACCCGTGGCACAGTTCGTTCATGTGGTAAGCCATGGGATCCAATCCCGTGTAGTCATCCTCGAAGGTGCATTTCTCACGCGAGAACAAGTGCCCTCTCGCCCTTCCCCCTATGTCTGGTGGCGCAAACGGTTTGAACTTGTGATCCCTGCCAGCAAGATCGGGTGAGCAGGAATAGGAAAAGATGGGTAGCTCCTCCGTCAAACCGGTGTCCTGAGAAGACGGCCCCGCCCTGGCCGTCGGCAGTTCCCACAGGGATTGATCCCACGGTTTGGGCTTGGGTAAGGCCACCTCTTTTCCTGTAATGGCTGTCAGCTGCACAGCTAGCACCTCCATTGTCTTTTCTGAGGCCTGCATGTGGGCTTTCAGTTCCCCGACCAGCCTGCACTGCTCCTGGAGCTTGCGATCCTGTTCTGTGATGATGCGACTCTGCTCGGCGATCTTCACCTTCTGTTCACGGCATTCCTTGGTCATGGTGGCAATGGCTGCTGAGTGCATCTGCATCTGTGTACAGAGAATGGGAACGTTTATGAAGAACGATGATGACTGCTCAGAAGCAAAAAAATGTAACTGTGAAGTCTgaagatgatttttttttacacactcatttggctctatctgaccaggtacgagATATattcgctcagactgttagcttcagtcgcttcccgtaacgtcgatctaacgcctgcattccagcgtgttgatacacatttctacacagctactacaattctgagtgatcgacctgctgcagcacagctggccTCGGCTAAAAACTatttggtcaacataggtggggtagaaagtgttaagctGAGTTCACTGGTTAGCACAGAAGTTTGAGATCTGCACTTTCAAAACCGTTGAGCACAAAAGGACCCCTGCAAAGCATGCCACATCCAGAGCCGCATCACACTGCTtacctggttttgcacacgctGCACATCCAGTTTGAGAGGAGTGCGTCTGAATGGAGTGCTCACGATGGGAATTGGCATCGCCCATGAATAGTCCAGAATGGGCATACCTG
This Littorina saxatilis isolate snail1 linkage group LG17, US_GU_Lsax_2.0, whole genome shotgun sequence DNA region includes the following protein-coding sequences:
- the LOC138951636 gene encoding uncharacterized protein; amino-acid sequence: MAEAFNIIYLPEHILIKIFSYMTYNEISEKREVCQSFNRVCSRELTKAFVRVDRLHSQIQKNIKSQLPRKESERRNHALSRFVDVLSAMETRLSLLSMTYTKYIDLDLCCFIPGKVLDELYQLLRRLQNTDSQPPRSYDLLQSLRDLSTMAMEHFEEFIVPILKAQMNDCSQSLYFSASATSSAMPLTSTLGSPSFTTNSFTSSMDMSGMPILDYSWAMPIPIVSTPFRRTPLKLDVQRVQNQMQMHSAAIATMTKECREQKVKIAEQSRIITEQDRKLQEQCRLVGELKAHMQASEKTMEVLAVQLTAITGKEVALPKPKPWDQSLWELPTARAGPSSQDTGLTEELPIFSYSCSPDLAGRDHKFKPFAPPDIGGRARGHLFSREKCTFEDDYTGLDPMAYHMNELCHGYSTACSTQRLLFQVALLIPSIAANHSLPLCLADTPQEQKIDPRDPKGIILQQLTAAQKQLSNLFEEHVGCTQCGDAADPSLVAAHSYLTPSTSRHDPALFASSPLLPPPPPPPPVANQGLMNRAQELYNRMQALSVMSLDKIVAPPIKTEPAEMEEIMVEHAKAKGKGKGPMKRGRSVSKAVESDTNKVEASETEPTGRSRKRRRR